A single genomic interval of Lathyrus oleraceus cultivar Zhongwan6 chromosome 7, CAAS_Psat_ZW6_1.0, whole genome shotgun sequence harbors:
- the LOC127108463 gene encoding nudix hydrolase 17, mitochondrial codes for MICMVSRSGRELQRYNNMGGRQVVGCIPYRYKQDIDGNKSNELEVLMVSSQKTQRLMFPKGGWELDESLEQAACRESLEEAGVIGLVECELGQWNFISKRHGTYYEGYMFPLFVKEQLDYWPEINLRTRVWMTVGQAREVCQHWWMKEALDILVQRLISPQQQ; via the exons ATGATTTGTATGGTATCCCGATCTGGAAGGGAGTTGCAGAGATACAACAACATGGGTGGCAGACAAGTTGTAGG ATGCATACCTTATAGATATAAACAAGACATAGATGGTAATAAAAGCAACGAGTTGGAAGTACTAATGGTTAGTTCACAGAAAACTCAAAGACTAATGTTTCCAAAGGGAGGATGGGAACTTGATGAATCTCTAGAACAAGCAGCTTGTAGGGAATCTCTTGAAGAAGCAGGTGTCATAGGATTAGTTGAG TGTGAATTGGGACAGTGGAATTTCATTAGCAAAAGACATGGAACATACTATGAAGGGTATATGTTCCCTTTATTTGTGAAGGAGCAACTTGATTATTGGCCTGAGATAAATCTTAGGACAAGAGTATGG ATGACTGTTGGTCAAGCAAGAGAAGTTTGTCAACATTGGTGGATGAAGGAAGCCTTAGATATCTTGGTTCAAAGACTCATTTCTCCACAGCAACAATAA